Sequence from the Equus caballus isolate H_3958 breed thoroughbred chromosome 6, TB-T2T, whole genome shotgun sequence genome:
TAGGGATGGGGCCCCGGAATCTGCATTTTCTGAAGACCTCGGGTGGTCCTGTTGCACATCCACAGTTGAGAACTACTGAGAGGGTTGGGAGAGGAGGGACGGGTTGAGCTAAGGAGTCTGTGGGAGTCCAgccccaaggccacagagcctTGGAGGGGCCTCGGAGGGGCctcagaggtgggggaggagttGGGGACAAGGAGGCAATGATGCTGGGAAGCTTGGGTGTgagcagaggggacagcagggagGTTTCACACAAGGGTGCGCCTTTCCTCTGAGCTAGCTGCAGTTCCCATGGcagctctctgcctctcctcttgCAGCCGTGAAGCTGGAGGGCTGGGTCAGGCGCTGAGGGCTGGCTGTGAGGCAGCGGGTGAGGAGGGCCCCAGGGGGGATCTGCTGGGTCCTTAGATGGCAGGCTCAGAGAGTAGAGACCTATCTGCTCTCATGGGGAACAGGAGGCGGAAGAGTGCCTTCCTCAGGCTGTCCTTTCCTCCTCAAGCCTGTGCTCAGCCCTCCGAAGGTCTGTTCATGCAGCGCCTCAAAACACTGACGGTGCTGCTCTTTCCCTAGAGCCAGACATGGCTGGAGGCAGCCTGCCCCTGGCTCCCCAAGGACTCTGTCCCTGGAGACAGGCCCAGAGAGCACTCCATCCCATCCTCCCACATGAGCCCAAGACATAGGACCTTCCCAGGTGGGGCCAGAGCAGAGCCAGCACGGACCAGCGGGTTACGGCAATAGGGAAACAAGCTGACTGTCCAGGAGAAAACGCCTTTGTTTGCTGCCTGACCTATCGAGCTCCAATGTCTACCCTCTGTGACTCTGTGAGGGAAATGGGGTGGGATTGTGTTTTAGAAATATAACCTACCCCTCCCCACTGGACAGCTAGACCTACAGTGGCCATGGCCACAGGGGAGGGATGAGACAGCAGAAGCCCAGTCTTGCCTTTGGGATTTCAAACGCCTGACCCTCAAGGTGGGTGGCAAGAACTCAGGACACATACAGTGGATTTGGAAGAATATATGATGGCTTAGAGAAAAAGGCCCCCTCTTTCCCGACTGGGTAAAGATTCCAGAGgctggtggggttgggggagctAAGACAGTGTAGACATTTCTGGGGTCCCTGAGAAGGGAGCTGTGTCTGAAGGGAGGCGGGAATATGACAAAAACCCTAGATAGGTTTGGAGATGGTAAGGGCCCCATGTTTCCTGGGTAGAGGCTGGGAAAACCCTGAGGTGCAGAATAGGACAGGCCACCTGCTATCCATCTCAGCAGACGGGACAGTCCCACAGAGCTTCCTGCAGCCCAGAGGGGTGCAGGGCCAGGAGCTAGAATGCCCTCACGCCCCAGGGGCGGGCAGGCCCAAAGAGGCTTCTTGTGAGGGAGGGAGCTCCTAGCGGAGGTCACGCCCACCAATGACCAAGTGACAATCACATGGGAGCAGGGATGTTTTAGCAGGTGCTGGCAAGGACAGATGACGCTGACTGAGGAACAAAGCCTTACACTACTTCAAGCCTGCCCCCCTCACCGAACTTAACCCAAGGAAAAGTGGGAGGGGAACCCCAAACTGACAGATTAATCTCTGCCACCTGATGAAATAAGGTTCATATTCAGCATTGGAAAACTAAAGTTATGTTTCTTATAGATTAGAGTCTGTGAACTGAGTTGTACCTATGATGTAAGTGActaattcatattttctttatggtcttgttataaataaaagatgaaaaaaattttggTGGAACAATACTCTATGAGGAAATGAAAGGCACTGCAGCGTTCGTCAACGAGAGCTTTTCCTTCGTGTCTTTGAATTCAGAAAGCACAGGGATCTTGCCACAAGCTTAGGTCAAACGACTGTACTGTTTTCTGAGTGAAACTTGTAAAAATCTAAGTTCGTGGgctgttctttttgttttctccatcGTACATCCTCAGTGATCAGAATCCAGACCATGCCTGTGGACTGAGAACACTGTTTGCCAGCGAGAGCTAAGGATGAGAATGGAGGGGGACGCCCACTCCAACAGGCAGCTCCAGAAATAACTGCTGTTCCGTGGTGACCCCCAGCAGCCTTGAAATGACAGTGCTGGGAGAGTAGGAGGGCAGTGGCGAAGTTGTGGGGGACCACTAGGGTTGTTTCCATGGGGGAAGAATAGCTGGGACTGCCAGGAGCTGGGCGCATGAGCAGCAGGTAGTCGAGAAGCCAAGGAACCCGGAGTCCCTGACTAACCCACTGGCTGAGGGCTCACTGCCCCACTCGGCCAGTCAGGACCCAGGTTTCGGGAAAGCGATGTGGGTGGGCGTGGAGCAGTCGGCCCTGGGGTAATGCCAGTGCCTCTGGCTCAGGGACCTCCAGGCTGACAGCTGCTCTTAATTTCATCATCCCATGGTGCACTGGGCCTTCCCGAGGGCTTCTGGGAGCACGGGCAGGGCAAGGGCAGTTAGGGAGGGCTGGAGAAGCCTGTgcggaggagagaagggaagacgTGACTCAGTGGGGAGGGGAGCTACCATTCTAGTAGGGGAACCTCAGTCTTGCCATCCATTGCCACATAGGTGGAATCTGTGCCCCCACCCTTCTGCAAACCCCGGGCAAACTTGCTACCAGAGAAGAGTCTGGGATCATGTCAAATTTACCCAGATGAGGACTTAGATGGAAATTGCCTCTTTTCAGCCTTAGTTCTTACTGAGCATGGAAATTCCATTTGACAAAGCTTTATTAAGTTGCTTCCTTCCAGGGGAATTCCAAGCAGGCAAGAGGCAGGTCAATCTCCCCAGAGCACCTAAGTCACGTCGCTGCCCTGGCCTTCATTCCAGCCCCTGTCCACCCCTCTCATGAGGGCCTCCAGGACCTCAGCTGAGAATGGGACAAAGCGGTGGCCCCACAGGGAGTCCTGACACTTGTTTCCATGGGGCTGCTCAGCTATGAGCTGGGCCACTCCTGTCCTCAGGGTGTCCCAATCTGAGACCTGGGAGCCCAGAAAAATCGAGGGGCTGATGCTGAGGCCAGTAGCCCAGGGCAGAGCCTACCTGAACCAGAGCCGAACCagcagatgggggtggggggacaggaaGGCCGGGTGCCTGGCTCCCTGCGTTGGCTTCTGGATGTGGTAGGTGGCTGGGAGTGAGGACTCCGACTTCCTCAGGCACCGAGAGCATCGATGCCAGCAGGGCTGAGCACCAGTGCCTGAAGGATGTCAGAGAGGGACACCACGCCCAGGAGGTGCTGGGTCTCGTCCACCAGCACCAGCCGGTGTACCTGTGGGGTCACAGAGGGTCAGTGATGGGGCAGAGCCATGCGGCTATGGCAGCCAACGAGCCAAGAATCAGAGGCAACAATTCGACATAACTGGGGGAGCAAGGAAGCATCTCCTAGAAACCAGTTAGGGGTGTCTTGAGACTGCTCTGGGGTGATCAGCTGGTGTGGCCCTTGGCATGAGGGCTCCACGGTCAGGACCAGTTGCAGACCACTGTGGACACCAAGAGCTTGGCCATCAAGTGGGAGGGCGGGACAGGTGCCCCGTGTCCAGGGACAGCTGCGGTGGCTCAGGGCTGGGCCATCCGTGCTGGGAGCTGTAAGAAGGGCACAGAGTACCTGCTCTCGGGCAATCCGGTCGATGACCTCCCCCAGGCTTTCGTGGGGCTGGCAGGAAAGGACTCCCTCCAGACACACCGTCCTCTGCCTCAGTGCTTCTCCCACGCTCACGTCCAGGTGGTTGTAGGTTTGCTGGGCAGCCAggtgctggggcagggagggaagtgCCGCCCTTAGTCACCCCCTCGGCCAGGCTCCAGCCCCACAGATACCTCTCCCTGTACACTTGCAAGGTCCCCCTGGTCCACAGAAATACTGCCCATTGATCCTCACACCCACAGCCTCCCTGTGGCACCCCCAGATCCTCGTGTTCCCCACAGACACTTACGATCACATCAAAGCGAGAGTAGAGGCCCACGACCTGTcctgtggggagggtggggaggcgAGAGAAGGGCAGGGAAGGGTTCAGATCAGAAGCAGGATGTCGTGCAAGGGCCCGGGGCAGGCTTTTGGAATGAGCtcttccacctccaccaccaccccccacccccgccctgtcTGCTGGCTTTATAATGAGGCCTCAGGCTGCCACCACCAGGACCCATGGATCAAAGTTAGCAACACAGCGAGAGAGACAGCGCGACATCATGCCTCCTGATGTGACACGGTGAGTATGCCACGTCACCCATGAAATACCCTAGCCTCAGATGTATAGCCTGCGTCTGATCCAGCCTTGAGGTCTAATTTCTGGTTTCCaggaaacaggaagagaggaacaAGGTAAAGCCACCTGTGACAAATCTGGAGGTGAGACAGCCCGTAGGACACCTAACCCCAGCTTCCATCTCCTCAATGTCGGGAAAATTAAGCAAGGGGGGAAATTGTTGAGATTAAAAGAGGCTTAAGAGAAGCATATAAAAAACATGACCCTTCGTTAGATCCTGGTTTGAACAAATGAACTGTGAAAAAAGATATTCTTGGGAGAAAGTAGGGAAATGAGAATAAGGATTAGATATTGATaacattaataaattatttatagttTTGTCAGGTGGTATGGGAAATACACTTATTTTAAGAGATGCAGACTGAAGTGTAAGGGGTGAAATGACTGTAATTTACTTTAAACTacttcagcaaaaaaaccccaaaaactggTTATAGTAATATATTAACAGTAGTTAATCCAGGCAATGGAAATGTGGGgttcattacatattttatatatatgtatattatacattttCCTACCATTTTCATCCATTTGAAGtttcttataataaaaaatagattacAAAACTTCTTGGTATCTAGCTTCGTGGTGGCGATTTTAACTCTGGAATAGTTTACAACCACAGTTCAGCCAAAGAAATTATCTTATAGGCCCTCTCGCCCTGTTTCACAGCAAGAAATTGAAGTCTAGCTGGGTCCCATGGCCCATTTTAGGGTGAATTAAAATTAGAATCCTCATCTGCTGTTTCCTCTCGCCATGGTCGTTTTATTGCACACAGTCCTTTTAAATAACCCTGTGAAGTCAGAGGATGCGTGTTGTTAAgatccccatttcacaaatgaggaaactgaggcacagggaggctaTGTAGCTGGTCCAAGGTTCCAAGCAGGCAGAGACTTCTAGCCCTGAGTCTACCCCGGGCCCCAAGCTGATGCCACATAGACCCCTGCTCCCCACCGCCCCACCCCAGCCAGAGCCCCCGTCCTGGGTGCGAGTACCCTCTTCATTGACCACAGGCAGCGCAGAGACGCGCCGGTCCACAAAGATGTCCAGTGCGGTCAGGAGGGGCGCTGTTTCCAGTACCACGGCCAAGTCTCGGAATGTGCCGATGCCCAAATCCTGGATGGTGCgggaaaggaaggagggctggggcagcagggTGCCCTGCTTGGGTGGGGGACAGGCGGCATCAGGGGGGAGCAGCCCCCAGAGGGGTCCCAGctgctccctccccaacccccaacccctaGGTCCGAAACTTCTTGGCCCTTCATGTTGCCCTCCGAGGCTGCGCCCAGGCTCACAAAGATGTGCAGGAACTTGAGCAGCCGCTTGtgtgtgaggatgtggaggacgGCGCCCGAGACCGGGTCCAGGACTGGCAGGCGGTGGATCCGGTTCTTGATGAGGGTGTAGACGGCTTCGAACAGGCTATGGAGGTGGGAGCAATGAGACTGGGGCAGCCTGGGGAAAGATGCCCTCCATCCCAGCCCCCTAGGAAGGAGAACAGGATGCCAAGGCTGCCTGGTCTCCAAGGATGAGGTGGTGAGCTCGGAACTGAAGGGCTGGGGAAGGGACTGTGCTGGTGGGCGGCTGGGGGTGTCTACCTGTCGCTGGGAGAGATGGAGACCAGAGGCTTGAAGCAGCCTTGAAGATAGATCTCTGCAGGAAAAGCTGAGTCAGCCCAAGGGAGCTGGCCACCCCGCCTCACCTGGCAGCCCCCAGACTGTCCCACCTCCCTCAGGCTCCCTGGGCTCCCTCTCACCCTTCCCCTGCTTCCTCTAGGCTTTCCCCATGCTCACCCACACACCCTCCGTCCCTTTCCAGGTCCCCTCTGCCTGCTCACCCCTCCAGGTCTCAATCTTATGTTCTTCAATCTCATAGATCTGGACCTAGAAGCATCGACAGGACTCCAGAAATCAGATGTGGGCCCCTCTGGCAACAGGCTCCATGAACCCCGCCCCTCTGTCCCAGCTGAGATGGGTGCCCCCAGGACTCCCAGCCCACTCCTCACCAGGGGAGACCTGTAATAGCGATGCAGCACCAGGATGAAGTCCGTGATGGTCAGCATCCCTGcggggttgggagggggagggacaggGCGTCAGCCTGAGGGCCAGACCCTGCCAGTGTCCTAGCTCTGAGCCAAGAGTGGGAACtgtggaaagaggagagaagggctgCCCTCCCATGCGTGAGAAATGGGGTTCTCCTTTGCACACTTCCTCTgtaatttctctccttccccacctttCCCATCCTCctaatttcttcctctccctttcctctttttctacctAGCACCTACGACATGGGACCACGGGGTAGTACAGCTGGTCACAGCTCTTCCACAGATGGGGTTTCCCAGCTGGCCACCACCAGATGGGAATCGAACATTCCCCTACTCTGGCTCCTGAATTGGCTCAGCCTGAGGGTCTGCTCAAGCCTGCGGGGCATCAGAGCTCGGCCCCAGAACCGTCTCACAGGgtccctcctttcccttcccccccacctccacctccccagcccttccTCACCCACAAAGCTCTGCTTCTTGCTGTCCCACAGAGGTGCCGCCCGGACGCCGTTGGCCACCAGGGCAAAGAAGGCCTTCTTGATCTGAGGGCCAGGGAGAACAGCGGAGGGTGAGTCTGTCACGGCCCCTCAGTGGTACCCTGTCCCACCCAGCGTCCTTCCATGGGGACTTCCTGGAGTCCTCGACATGAGCGTGCCTACCTTTCTCATCTCATGGCACCCTCTAGACATGATCCTTGTCATGCACATTTGCGACAGAAATGAGGCTGCTGGGGGCCAGAGGCACTGAGCTGACCCCCTCCAGCAGGCACACCAGGGTGTGGGAAACTAACTCAGTATTCCCACTCGGAAGTCATGTGTATACAATACAGACACAACACCGTAGTTCTTGCTAATCTAAGTACTAGAGGTAtaattattcacatttttgttgttgttaatgccaTGGAGTCGATTCCGTCTCCTAGCGACCTTGTGTCcggcagagtggaaccctgcctggtctttttgcgccaccCTCTCACCTGGCACTCTATCAGACAgtgttctgctgctattcacggggttttcatggccaagtcttttcagaagtgggtgggaAGGTTCTTCTTCCctgtctgtcttagtctggaagctccactgaaacctgtccaccatgggtagCCCTGATgatatttgaaatcctggtggcatagctttcagcatcacggcaaTATGCAGCCGTCACAAGGTGACAgccgacagatgggtggtatggttccctgaccagaaatgaacccgggccacagCAATGAgagcgccgaatcttaaccactagaccaccagggctggcaatTATTTACGTAATATTTACAAAATCTTTTTCCCTTACATTGACTCATTTTAGCCTCATCCTAAGCAATACTATCTATCCATGCTGGTTGTATTTTtctaatacatattaaaatatgtattagagCTCCAAAAAGAAATCATTTGTTCATATGCCACTACCGTCAAATCTTGCCCTGTGGACGATACATAGGCCatgctttgggaaacactgctctGCCATACATGATAAGAACGGAATCAGACATTTCGTAGCTCAGCCTAATGGAAGAGCAGGGACCAGAGATCATCCTGTTTTTCTCTTACCCAGAGTCCCAAGCTCCTTGGCCTAAGTCACCCTGCAACATCTTCCATGTATTCAGGGCTTCACAAAGTGCTCCCACTTATCCTGGGTTGTCCCAGGAGTCTTCTGAAACTTGTAGGGCAAAGCAGGCATTCCTATCCCCATTTTTGAGATGAGAGAAGTAAAGTAACCCACCCAAGATGCTACACacactaagtggcagagctgcagtGACAATGAGGGGGTGCTCACAGAGAATAGAAGCCCTCCCCACACTGGTATCCATGACGCTAAGGAGGAGTCCTGGAAGGGTCTTGCAGGGAGCCTGGCCTGGCAGGGCGTCCTGGAGGGTGTGAGTGGTGGCTGCAGGGCTGTGAGGATGGAGATGGGGTGGAGCGGCGGCCTCACCTCCAGTGTGGTGTCGAAGATGACCAGCTTGGAGCTGGTTGCCATGGCATCATAGCAGGTGTGCTCCTGCATGAAGTGCATGTAGACTTGGGCCCCTGGCTTCTGCAGCTCGTCgtcccagcccagcctgggtaAGAGGGCCCGCGGGGACGGGTACCGGGCAGGCGTCTCTTCCACCAGGCCGAGCTCACACCCCCAGCCTGCTGTGGCTGAGAACTCTATGCCCAGGTCCAGATCATCTGTGCTGGAGCCAGTGGATGAGGATGCACAGTCACTGGGGAGGATGCCCCTTTCTGGTGGTGGAGTGTCTACCCCGGCCAAGGGAGCAGCTTGGGCCAAGGGTGTGGCCTCGGGGAATGTGGCCTCCAGCCCGGTGGATTCAGCAGCCGGCCTGGATTGGGGACCTGTTCGGGAGGAGAGGACAGTAACTCCATCTTCCAAATAACTCTCTCATCTACTGTCTTGGTTCATCTTCACAGCAGCCTTGGTAACCTGGATGCTGCGGCCTCCATTTTGCAGCTGAGTCTCAGAGAGTCACACAAGATAGTGGCTCTGTCCCATCTGTCTGAGTTGGCCATGCTGGGTCCCTGGCTCTGCAAGGCAGTTGACCTTTCCCACATGGGGAGACTGAACCTCAAGTCCACAAGATGCGGGTTGGGTCCGACTCTGTATGGAGGGACCCTGGCCCCAAGCTCCTGCTGCCCCTGCTCCCATCTCCCCAGAACTGGCCTTGGTCTTACCTTCCTCCGGGCCTGACAGCTCCTCTGCCTCCACAGCCTTTTGCTTTGTCCAACTCAAGGCCTCGGGCCCCTGTGTTCCATGGCTTCTTTCTGAACTGGCGGTCATGGCTGGTGATGGCCATGAAATGCTATCTCCTTGCTCTAAGAAGCTCATCTCTGGAAGGGGGAATGGGGCCTGTTTGGTTAATAGGGAGTGACACAACAAAATCAATTAAagtgttattaataataataattaatatttgcaAGCTTCCAAAGGTTTTTTCTCCAACATAATTCTCATTCAAACCTCATAGTGATCTTACAAGGGAGGCattattatcatccctattttgtTATCGAGGGACCTGAGGTCGgagagattaagaaatttgcCACAAATTACACAGCTAGTAGGTGATAAAGCCAGGACTAGGGTCCAAGTCTTCAGACTCTAGAgctcccctctcttctcctgaaagaggaaggaggaggcgaggaggaagaagaaacaaagaaggaaaggagaggaagacaaaagGCAGGTTCATGGAGTAGGGGAGATTGGGGGCCCAGAGAAGGGGGACAAAGGAAGTGGGAGAGGAGCTGGGCCTATGAGGAGGAGGCAGCCCCACTTACCTTGATGCTCGGGTCCCCCCAGGTCGCTCCAGGATGGGGTCTGTGGGGAGACGAATGTCTGAAGGGGTGAGGAAAATACCTTCCACTCCCAAACCACAGGTCCTTCTCTCCCCAccgtgcaaacacacacacacacccccacacacatgcatatatacacacccCCCCATAAACACAcccacacccatacacacaccccacaaacacacataaacatacacaGCCATACACAAACACTTACACACTCAGAAACACAGATTCAACCATTAACAGACACATGCAGAACTGTAGACACTCACTTAaagaatatacacacacaggcactcacACGTTCACATACGCAGAGAAAATCCAGAccaaactcacacacacacgcatgcttTCACATGGCCTGATGTGCTCTTGATCTGCTGGCCTCGGCTACCCGGCTCTGGCCCCCTGGGACCCCGTACCCTGCATAGTGCGTGCTCCAGCTCGGGCTCCATGCAGCCAACCGGATCCACAGAGAGCAAGTGTGCGACACTGTGGCTGGGCAGCACTATTCTTGGCCCTGCCCCTGGCACCCTGCCCTTCCCGGATCGGTTTCTCTCTGATTGAGTGTCAGACAGCGGGAGGGAGGGTCCAGCCACTCAGCTGCTCCAGACCAGCagtggggggcagggtggggtgggaaggggcGCACCTGGCATCTCCATGCCTGGTCCCAGGCTGCCTGCTGGGTCTCTTGGGAAAAGTGAGAAGGACCCTGCTGTGGGGGAGGCGGCTTGGAGCTTCGCgagggccctggggtgggagcaggagCCTCTCAGGGTCCTGGGTTCCTTCTCCGAGGGCTTCTCATCTCCGTCAGGTGCCACAGGAGCCAAAGCGGAGGCAGACCGAGCTTCGGAGGTTCACTTTCTTCCCTACCAACTTCAGTTGTGGGTGGCGCTGGagttagaaagggcgagttgcaGCCAACTAGGAGAGTGAGGAGATGGGGCGTGTGGGTGGTCCTGGGACAGTGGCCAGTGTGTGTCCAGATGTCCCCATTTCAGTCCCAGAAGCATGTCCCTCTCTCTGGTGGAGGAGTTGGGGTGGGATGGTCCAGGCAGGTGGGCAACTGTGAGGGTCACCTTGAAGGTGTGCGGTGGGCTCGAGGCTCGGGGCCTGCACTTGTCCACAAAGATCCACCCGTTTCCACCTGTGGTTTGGAGGCAGGTCCAGGTGTGCAGGAGCCGCAGTTTCCCCACCCCGCGGTGCGTGCCGTCCCAATATCTGCTGGTGCCAACAGGATCCCAGGCCGGCTCCGGAGGCTGCCCACCCCCCTTCCCTGGCATTCTTGGGGCCTGAGTCAGTGTCCAAATCAGGAATGCTGCTGACCCAGCTGCTCCAgctcccctctctctgcccctcccttcctctcctccttccagccTCTTCCATCTCAGGCTCTGGCCCTGGAGTGGACACTCAGTAATGAATTACTGGATTTCTCACTGAatttattgaacatattttcCATCATCCTCAGAGCCCTTGTCCTGTCtctggggagggtgggaaggaatTCAGCTTTGCCCTGTGTATCTTGGCTAGTGCGTGGGTGAATGCAGCCCTCCTTCCACAGCATCCCTGTGGCCTGTTCCTGCCTGGTCCCAGATGATGGGCCTTCTAAGGCACAGCTCATGGGACAGTTCAAAGGTGGAAAGATCAAGTGAATCATCCCGGAGACAGGCAATGCGTCAGGCCTGGGAAGCCCCCACCGCCAGACACAGAACAGACTCAGCTCACACGATGGCCTTTCCTGAGACGCTCAGTTCTCCCCTCCCCGCCCAGACATGTTCCACCTGCAGGGCCAGCAGCGGGGGCTCCTCTTtcagaaagccttccctgattgtGTCACCCTCACTGCATGCATCTCA
This genomic interval carries:
- the PRKAG3 gene encoding 5'-AMP-activated protein kinase subunit gamma-3 isoform X6, encoding MRVCTPSWSDLGGPEHQEMSFLEQGDSISWPSPAMTASSERSHGTQGPEALSWTKQKAVEAEELSGPEEGPQSRPAAESTGLEATFPEATPLAQAAPLAGVDTPPPERGILPSDCASSSTGSSTDDLDLGIEFSATAGWGCELGLVEETPARYPSPRALLPRLGWDDELQKPGAQVYMHFMQEHTCYDAMATSSKLVIFDTTLEIKKAFFALVANGVRAAPLWDSKKQSFVGMLTITDFILVLHRYYRSPLVQIYEIEEHKIETWREIYLQGCFKPLVSISPSDSLFEAVYTLIKNRIHRLPVLDPVSGAVLHILTHKRLLKFLHIFDLGIGTFRDLAVVLETAPLLTALDIFVDRRVSALPVVNEEGQVVGLYSRFDVIHLAAQQTYNHLDVSVGEALRQRTVCLEGVLSCQPHESLGEVIDRIAREQVHRLVLVDETQHLLGVVSLSDILQALVLSPAGIDALGA
- the PRKAG3 gene encoding 5'-AMP-activated protein kinase subunit gamma-3 isoform X5, with the protein product MEPELEHALCRTPSWSDLGGPEHQEMSFLEQGDSISWPSPAMTASSERSHGTQGPEALSWTKQKAVEAEELSGPEEGPQSRPAAESTGLEATFPEATPLAQAAPLAGVDTPPPERGILPSDCASSSTGSSTDDLDLGIEFSATAGWGCELGLVEETPARYPSPRALLPRLGWDDELQKPGAQVYMHFMQEHTCYDAMATSSKLVIFDTTLEIKKAFFALVANGVRAAPLWDSKKQSFVGMLTITDFILVLHRYYRSPLVQIYEIEEHKIETWREIYLQGCFKPLVSISPSDSLFEAVYTLIKNRIHRLPVLDPVSGAVLHILTHKRLLKFLHIFDLGIGTFRDLAVVLETAPLLTALDIFVDRRVSALPVVNEEGQVVGLYSRFDVIHLAAQQTYNHLDVSVGEALRQRTVCLEGVLSCQPHESLGEVIDRIAREQVHRLVLVDETQHLLGVVSLSDILQALVLSPAGIDALGA